A genomic segment from Thermogemmatispora onikobensis encodes:
- a CDS encoding RNA-guided endonuclease InsQ/TnpB family protein — translation MAQVQRTIPLLLPADEDLRETLAVFQRVQQQLSAPCFNGGRPLSAVGLQRACYHEVKGQLNAQMTCTAIRLVAAAYQSACSNRHPPQRPFQFRRRRALFLIGPRGRDARLCDGTLSIWTVAGRKRLPYQAPEAFQPRLAQAKTIDSLTVLERNGRLLGRLTITLEVPDPQPLPPSDEAAGASRVVGIDLNETNAVVAVDGQERVLFVSGKAVKVRNRRTAKTRARLQRKLAAHKAQHRDTRSVRRVLKRLGRRQRHRTQTFAQTVAKRLVEWVPPHAVLVFEQLQVPPPQQEQVRGRALRRRLALWQRGLVRRWTEQQAQERGLCVVEVNPAYTSQICSQCGQRGNRRRHAFTCPQCGYQEHADINAARNIRDRCTQLRLSGLPSTSPEARAYTAAGKPLAEAGDS, via the coding sequence ATGGCCCAGGTGCAGCGAACGATCCCGCTGCTGCTGCCAGCCGATGAAGACCTGCGTGAGACCCTGGCCGTCTTCCAGCGGGTGCAGCAGCAGCTCTCAGCCCCCTGCTTCAACGGGGGCAGGCCCCTCTCTGCCGTGGGGCTGCAGCGAGCTTGCTATCACGAGGTCAAGGGCCAGCTCAACGCGCAGATGACCTGCACCGCCATCCGGCTGGTGGCCGCCGCCTACCAGAGCGCCTGCAGCAACCGCCACCCGCCACAGCGCCCGTTCCAGTTCCGGCGCAGACGGGCGCTGTTTCTGATTGGCCCGCGAGGACGCGATGCCCGTCTGTGCGATGGCACCCTCTCGATCTGGACGGTCGCCGGGCGTAAACGCCTGCCCTACCAGGCGCCGGAGGCCTTTCAGCCGCGGCTGGCGCAGGCGAAGACGATAGACAGCCTCACGGTGCTGGAACGCAATGGGCGGCTGCTGGGGCGACTGACCATCACGCTGGAGGTGCCAGACCCGCAGCCCCTCCCACCCTCGGATGAGGCAGCAGGAGCGAGCCGGGTCGTGGGGATCGATCTGAATGAGACGAATGCGGTGGTGGCCGTAGATGGACAGGAGCGGGTGCTCTTTGTGAGTGGGAAGGCGGTGAAGGTGCGCAATCGACGGACCGCGAAGACACGGGCGAGACTGCAGCGGAAGCTGGCGGCCCACAAGGCACAGCACCGGGACACCCGCAGTGTCCGGCGGGTGCTGAAACGGCTTGGCCGTCGGCAACGGCACCGCACCCAGACCTTTGCCCAGACCGTAGCAAAGCGCCTGGTGGAGTGGGTGCCCCCACACGCGGTGCTGGTCTTCGAACAGCTCCAGGTGCCGCCGCCCCAGCAAGAGCAGGTCCGGGGGCGAGCGCTGCGGCGGCGGCTTGCGCTGTGGCAACGCGGCCTAGTCCGGCGCTGGACAGAGCAGCAGGCCCAGGAGCGGGGGCTGTGCGTGGTGGAGGTGAACCCGGCTTACACCAGTCAGATCTGTTCGCAGTGTGGACAGCGGGGGAACCGCCGTCGACATGCGTTCACTTGTCCGCAGTGCGGGTACCAGGAGCATGCTGACATCAACGCCGCGCGCAATATTCGTGATCGCTGTACTCAGTTACGGCTGAGTGGGCTGCCGTCAACTAGCCCTGAAGCCCGGGCCTATACGGCTGCGGGCAAGCCCCTGGCGGAAGCTGGGGACAGTTGA
- a CDS encoding helix-turn-helix domain-containing protein, producing MPTIEEYLDRAKWTRSDLAREAGLDYQTVVRAAEGLPVQPRTLRAIAQALSKGVGEKVEPRDLSDVKVIKIRRKGKA from the coding sequence ATGCCAACGATCGAGGAGTATCTCGATAGAGCCAAGTGGACAAGATCGGATCTCGCTCGTGAAGCGGGTCTTGATTACCAGACTGTTGTGCGGGCAGCGGAAGGGTTACCGGTTCAACCTCGTACTTTGCGCGCTATTGCCCAGGCACTCTCCAAAGGTGTAGGTGAGAAGGTTGAACCACGCGATTTAAGCGATGTGAAGGTAATTAAGATAAGGAGGAAAGGAAAAGCGTAG
- a CDS encoding ClbS/DfsB family four-helix bundle protein: protein MEKAQLLRAMQRCSHEWNTLLATLRSEELLLPGVAGTWSVKDVLGHLSAWMELTLANIAAAREGQAPVLIFETMSEEELEALNQRLYHQKRVQTLEEAQANFHATWHRLYEETAALDDNLLIETERLSHWQGKSLGELIYGEACEHMTDHTNALRSWIAARRGGSTET, encoded by the coding sequence GTGGAGAAAGCTCAACTGCTCCGTGCAATGCAGCGTTGCTCTCACGAGTGGAATACCTTGCTTGCCACTTTGAGATCGGAGGAGCTGCTTTTGCCAGGAGTGGCGGGGACCTGGTCGGTGAAGGATGTCCTGGGGCATCTGAGTGCCTGGATGGAGCTGACGCTTGCCAATATCGCCGCTGCCCGCGAGGGGCAGGCCCCGGTCCTCATCTTCGAGACGATGAGTGAAGAGGAGCTAGAAGCGCTCAACCAGCGTCTTTATCACCAGAAGCGGGTGCAAACGCTGGAGGAGGCCCAGGCGAACTTTCACGCCACCTGGCACCGTCTCTATGAGGAGACCGCAGCCCTCGATGACAACCTGCTGATAGAGACAGAACGCCTCTCACATTGGCAAGGGAAATCTCTTGGAGAGCTGATCTATGGTGAAGCCTGTGAGCACATGACTGATCATACCAACGCACTGCGCAGCTGGATAGCTGCCCGACGAGGGGGCAGTACCGAAACCTGA